A single region of the Brachypodium distachyon strain Bd21 chromosome 3, Brachypodium_distachyon_v3.0, whole genome shotgun sequence genome encodes:
- the LOC100832568 gene encoding vacuolar-sorting receptor 1 — MRGLGFRLLVLALAAAAAAEVEARFVVEKNSLMVTSPTTLRGRHDSAIGNFGIPQYGGSMAGAVVYPKANTDACDSFDGGGKEHIFRNNPGALPSFLLIDRRNCLFAKKVWNAQNAGASAVLVVDDKDEPLITMDLPREDDEAAKYIQNITIPSALIDKKFGEQLKKAVKDGEMVNVNLDWREAVPHPDDRVEYELWTNSNDECGPKCDMLIHFLNEFKGAAQLLEKGGYSQFTPHYITWYCPKAFIVSKQCKSQCINHGRYCAPDPEQDFSTGYEGKDVVVENLRQLCVFNVANEIKRPWIWWDYVTDFHIRCRMKDKNYSKTCAETVIKSLGLDTKKVDRCMGDPNADSDHPLLKTEQDTQIGKGSRGDVTILPTLVVNNRQYRGKLERKAVLKAICAGFEETTEPNVCLSDDMETNECLSDNGGCWQDRAANVTACRDTFRGRVCECPTFNGVQFKGDGYSNCEAAGPGKCLINHGGCWHETRNGKTFSACQESGDGECTCPAGFQGDGVKKCQDIDECKEKKACQCLECSCRDTWGGYECTCSQDLLYIKEHDTCISKTTVQAKAAWAAVCGVLVALVVLAVGSYLVYKYRLRSYMDSEIRAIMAQYMPLDGQAEVSNYSDEDHQ, encoded by the exons ATGCGGGGGCTAGGGTTTAggctgctggtgctggcgctcgcggcggcggcggcggctgaggTAGAGGCGCGGTTCGTGGTGGAGAAGAACAGCCTGATGGTCACATCGCCGACGACGCTACGGGGCAGGCACGATAGCGCCATAGGTAACTTCGGCATTCCGCAGTACGGTGGGAGCATGGCTGGTGCCGTCGTATACCCAAAGGCCAACACAGACGCCTGCGACTCCTTCGACGGAGGCGGGAAGGAGCACATCTTCCGCAACAACCCGGGCGCCCTCCCCAGCTTCCTTCTCATCGACCGCAGAA ATTGTCTGTTTGCTAAGAAGGTTTGGAATGCCCAAAATGCCGGTGCCTCAGCAGTGCTTGTAGTTGATGACAAGGATGAGCCATTGATAACGATGGACTTACCTCGGGAAGATGACGAGGCTGCAAAGTATATACAAAACATAACCATTCCTTCTGCTCTAATTGATAAAAAATTTGGTGAACAGCTGAAGAAGGCAGTTAAAGATGGTGAAATGGTAAATGTGAATCTTGATTGGAGGGAGGCTGTTCCACATCCTGATGACCGGGTTGAGTATGAGCTGTGGACAAATAGCAATGATGAATGTGGGCCTAAATGTGATATGCTTATCCATTTTCTCAACGAATTTAAAGGAGCTGCACAACTACTTGAAAAGGGTGGTTATAGTCAGTTCACCCCCCATTATATTACTTGGTACTGCCCTAAAGCATTTATTGTCAGCAAACAATGCAAGTCCCAGTGTATAAACCATGGAAGGTATTGTGCACCTGATCCAGAACAAGACTTTAGTACTGGCTATGAAGGAAAAGATGTCGTGGTAGAGAACCTCAGACAGCTTTGTGTATTTAATGTTGCAAATGAGATAAAAAGACCATGGATCTGGTGGGATTATGTCACTGATTTTCACATAAGGTGCCGAATGAAGGACAAGAATTATAGCAAAACGTGTGCAGAAACTGTGATAAAATCACTAG GTTTGGACACGAAGAAAGTCGATAGGTGCATGGGAGATCCAAATGCTGATTCTGACCACCCCTTGCTTAAAACAGAGCAGGACACACAG ATTGGGAAAGGTTCAAGAGGAGATGTAACTATATTGCCTACACTTGTTGTGAACAATCGGCAATATCGAG GAAAGTTAGAAAGGAAAGCTGTCCTCAAAGCTATTTGTGCTGGCTTTGAGGAAACTACGGAGCCAAATGTTTGTCTGAGTGATG ACATGGAAACTAATGAGTGTCTGAGTGATAATGGAGGCTGCTGGCAAGACAGGGCTGCTAATGTAACAGCTTGTCGG GACACATTCCGTGGCAGAGTGTGTGAATGCCCAACATTCAATGGTGTGCAATTTAAAGGCGATGGCTACAGCAATTGTGAAG CTGCTGGACCAGGAAAATGCTTGATAAATCATGGTGGATGTTGGCATGAAACTCGAAATGGCAAAACGTTCTCTGCTTGTCAA GAATCAGGAGATGGGGAATGTACGTGTCCAGCTGGATTCCAAGGGGATGGTGTTAAAAAATGTCAAG ACATTGATGAgtgcaaagagaaaaaagcTTGTCAATGTCTGGAATGCAGCTGCAGAGATACATGGGGTGGCTATGAATGTACTTGCAGTCAAGACCTTTTGTACATCAAAGAGCATGACACGTGCATAA GTAAGACGACTGTTCAAGCTAAAGCAGCATGGGCTGCCGTGTGTGGGGTCTTGGTAGCCTTGGTTGTTCTGGCAGTGGGAAGTTATTTGGTATACAAGTACAGATTGAGG tcATACATGGATTCCGAGATCAGAGCTATCATGGCGCAATACATGCCACTTGACGGTCAAGCAGAGGTCTCAAATTATTCTGACGAGGATCATCAGTAA
- the LOC106866501 gene encoding uncharacterized protein LOC106866501 encodes MAEEIASLECTGTWDIVSPPRVCSITCKWVYKLDVKNAFLNGELREVYMQPPPRYSAPDGMVLSSPLFAEKYIQDLLARIALTDEHIVDTLMELNVHLHASDASSTVKLMFLRSINTEGEVKSKEYIRDKLCEIIEFVGPANVVQVSTDNAVNCRGAGLLVQERYSHIFWTPCVVHTLNLALKSIASARTENDPQYDSCNWIHEIAKEATHIRNFIMNHSMSLSMFNDHSSLKLLAVTETRFASQVVMLKRFQEIREALTLMVVSQKWSDYRNDNVEGARLVKETILNDDWWVRVKYLLEFTEPIYSMISAADTDKPCLHLTYEMWDKMIEKVKSIIFRHEGLQPHEESPFFSLVEEILIYRWTKSNTPLHCLAHSLNPKRSLEYNNGPSRFWDIGGDSYELFVGGADFLQEAEFSLDEPELEALLHDIGALDIEENEAMEE; translated from the exons ATGGCTGAGGAGATTGCTTCCCTTGAGTGCACTGGCACGTGGGATATTGTTTCTCCTCCCCGTGTTTGTTCCATCACCTGCAAGTGGGTCTACAAG CTTGATGTCAAGAATGCCTTTCTTAATGGTGAGTTGCGTGAGGTCTACATGCAGCCACCGCCAAGGTATTCTGCTCCTGACGGCATGGTTTTGTCGTCTCCGCTGTTCGCT GAGAAGTACATTCAGGATCTTCTTGCTCGTATTGCTCTTACTGATGAACACATTGTTGATACTCTGATGGAGCTCAATGTCCATCTTCATGCTTCTGATG CGTCGTCCACTGTTAAACTTATGTTTCTAAGATCAATCAACACCGAGGGAGAAGTCAAGAGCAAAGAGTACATCCGGGACAAGCTTTGTGAGATCATTGAGTTTGTTGGACCAGCCAATGTTGTCCAAGTGAGCACTGATAACGCAGTCAACTGCAGGGGCGCTGGTTTATTGGTGCAAGAAAGGTATTCTCACATTTTCTGGACTCCATGTGTTGTTCATACCTTGAATCTTGCCTTAAAGAGTATAGCTTCAGCTAGGACTGAGAATGATCCTCAGTATGATTCTTGCAATTGGATCCATGAGATTGCAAAAGAGGCCACCCACATAAGAAATTTTATCATGAATCACTCAATGAGTCTGTCCATGTTCAATGATCATAGTTCTCTAAAATTACTTGCTGTGACTGAAACAAGATTTGCATCTCAAGTTGTCATGTTGAAGAGGTTTCAAGAAATTAGAGAAGCTCTTACATTGATGGTGGTTAGCCAAAAGTGGTCTGATTATAGGAATGACAATGTGGAGGGTGCACGGTTGGTGAAAGAAACAATCCTTAATGATGATTGGTGGGTGAGGGTCAAGTACCTCCTTGAGTTCACGGAGCCTATTTACTCCATGATAAGTGCAGCCGACACGGACAAACCATGTCTCCATCTAACATATGAGATGTGGGATAAAATGATTGAGAAGGTGAAGTCTATAATCTTTAGACATGAAGGTTTGCAACCACATGAAGAATCTCCCTTCTTCTCTCTTGTGGAAGAAATCTTGATCTATCGCTGGACAAAGAGTAATACTCCATTGCATTGCTTGGCTCACTCACTTAACCCCAA GAGATCACTGGAGTACAACAATGGCCCGTCCAGATTCTGGGACATTGGAGGAGATAGCTATGAGCTATTTGTTGGTGGTGCTGATTTCCTACAGGAAGCTGAATTCTCATTGGATGAACCAGAACTGGAGGCTTTGCTGCATGATATTGGTGCATTGGACATTGAGGAGAATGAAGCCATGGAGGAGTAG
- the LOC100833099 gene encoding pentatricopeptide repeat-containing protein At2g22410, mitochondrial: MSPPSLCPLLAILSTRHPPSAGRLLQLHAHLLTAGLMSSRSPFPLASRLVEALAHSDDPRHSPRPLLHALALLASLPTPPDSASPYNAALRALSLCTDRGLVTRCLPLYCSLLRSARPDHLTFPFLLKACARLQERNYGNAVLGNVLSLGFHADVFVVNAAMHFLAVCSSMAEARKLFDGSHVRDLVSWNTLIGGYVRRGVPREALEMFWRMVGDGAVTPDEVTMIGVVSGSAQLRDLELGRRLHGYVESHGVRCTVRLMNVVMDMYIKCGDLERAKSVFEGIDKKTIVSWTTMIVGYAQFGLMDDARKVFDEMPERDVFPWNALMTGYVQCKRGKEALRLFHDMQEAMVEPDDITMVNLLSACSQLGALEMGMWVHHYIDRRRVSLSVMLGTNLVDMYSKCGNIEKAIRVFKEIPEKNALTWTAMISGLANHGHADVAIKYFQRMIELGLQPDEITFIGVLSACCHAGLVKEGQEFFSLMVSKYHLERKMKHYSCMVDLLGRAGYLDEAEHLVNTMPMEPDAVVWGALFFACRMHGNITLGEKAAMKLVELDPGDSGIYVLLANMYAEANMRKKADKVRVMMRHLGVEKVPGCSCIELNGVVHEFIVKDKSHTDIAAIYDCLHEITLQIEHTANMIDTSMLLAEPCKIVID; this comes from the coding sequence ATGTCTCCGCCTTCCCTTTGCCCCCTCCTGGCCATCCTCTCCACCCGCCACCCGCCGTCGGCCGGTCGCCTCCTGCAGCTCCACGCCCACCTCCTCACCGCCGGCCTCATGTCCTCCCGCTCTCCGTTCCCCTTGGCCTCTCGCCTCGTAGAGGCCCTCGCTCACTCCGACGACCCCCGCCATTCCCCTCGCCCTCTCCTCcacgccctcgctctcctcgcctCCCTACCCACCCCACCTGACTCTGCCTCCCCTTACAATGCGGCACTCCGCGCCCTTTCTCTCTGCACGGACCGCGGTCTTGTCACCCGCTGTCTCCCGCTCTACTgctccctcctccgctcggCCCGTCCGGACCACCTCACTTTCCCCTTCCTGCTCAAGGCATGTGCTCGCCTGCAGGAAAGGAACTATGGCAATGCGGTCCTTGGGAATGTCCTTAGTCTTGGGTTCCATGCGGACGTATTCGTGGTGAACGCCGCGATGCACTTCCTGGCGGTCTGCAGTTCCATGGCAGAGGCACGCAAGTTGTTCGATGGAAGTCATGTAAGGGATTTAGTGTCGTGGAACACGCTGATTGGGGGTTATGTGCGGAGGGGCGTACCTAGGGAGGCGTTGGAGATGTTCTGGAGGATGGTAGGGGATGGAGCGGTGACGCCTGATGAGGTAACGATGATTGGAGTCGTGTCAGGGTCCGCGCAGCTGCGGGATCTAGAGCTCGGGAGGAGGCTCCATGGATATGTGGAGAGTCATGGGGTGAGGTGTACGGTGAGGCTGATGAACGTGGTGATGGATATGTACATCAAGTGCGGTGATTTAGAGCGGGCCAAGTCTGTGTTTGAGGGGATTGACAAGAAGACGATTGTTTCTTGGACTACAATGATTGTTGGTTATGCACAGTTCGGGCTGATGGATGATGCACGGAAGGTGTTTGATGAGATGCCTGAGAGAGACGTATTCCCATGGAATGCACTGATGACTGGTTATGTGCAGTGTAAACGGGGCAAGGAGGCTCTTCGGTTGTTTCATGACATGCAGGAAGCAATGGTGGAGCCTGATGACATCACCATGGTCAATCTTTTATCAGCTTGCTCGCAGCTTGGAGCGCTAGAAATGGGTATGTGGGTTCACCATTACATCGATAGACGCCGGGTTTCACTTAGTGTTATGCTTGGCACAAATCTAGTTGACATGTACTCCAAGTGTGGGAACATCGAGAAGGCCATCCGTGTTTTCAAAGAAATACCGGAGAAAAATGCACTCACGTGGACAGCAATGATATCTGGTCTTGCAAATCACGGACATGCTGATGTGGCCATCAAATACTTCCAGAGAATGATAGAGCTTGGGTTGCAGCCTGATGAGATTACATTTATAGGTGTTTTGTCTGCTTGTTGTCATGCTGGTCTGGTTAAGGAAGGTCAGGAATTTTTCTCACTAATGGTCTCAAAATATCACCTTGAGAGGAAAATGAAACATTATTCATGTATGGTAGACTTGTTAGGCAGAGCAGGTTACTTAGATGAAGCAGAACATCTAGTAAACACCATGCCTATGGAGCCTGATGCAGTCGTTTGGGGTGCTCTTTTCTTTGCCTGTAGGATGCATGGTAATATTACTCTGGGTGAAAAGGCAGCAATGAAATTAGTAGAGCTTGACCCGGGCGATAGTGGAATTTATGTGCTACTTGCAAACATGTATGCAGAGGCAAATATGAGGAAGAAGGCTGATAAAGTGAGGGTGATGATGAGGCACTTGGGAGTGGAGAAAGTTCCAGGATGTAGTTGCATCGAACTAAACGGCGTGGTTCATGAATTTATCGTAAAGGACAAGTCACATACTGATATTGCTGCTATCTATGACTGCTTGCATGAGATCACACTGCAAATAGAGCATACTGCGAACATGATTGACACGTCTATGTTACTGGCTGAACCCTGCAAGATTGTGATAGACTGA